The nucleotide sequence tatatatatatttgctgaAAGGCAAGAGCTTGATAATCGTTTGGGTTAAGAACTGGGTTGGGCATTTCCGGCTGTTGTTATGGGCAGAAAATGATTAGGAAATGTTGCCCTAGGTCCGGTGAATCAGAAGTATCAATGGTTAGTCAAAATGTTGGCGGAGTTGGTTGGATCAAGCTCCTTTAGGAGGCGGTGGCTATTGCCTGTGGAAGAGAGGGTTGGCTCGTGTGGGAGAGAAGGTTCtgatctttttaaaaaaaattataataaatctatgtggcatgttgaCATGTTATGTCACATAGATCAAGGATGTACACTAACTTATATAAGATAAGCATTTTCATTAGAATAATAATGCAAAATGCAAAATGCAAAATGCAAAATTGAATCTGATTGTAGTAGGTTGAGGCATGAGTATCTTGGGTTCTTTGAGGAGATTCAAGCTCTCTATAGTTTCTCGTTATCTTCAAAATCGGTGCACCAGATTTGGTTTAGCTTGACTCGTTTGAATATTACAATATCTCGACTCAGATAGCTAAGTCGTACATGCACTTGGATCGTTGACTCCAAAGCTCACATAAAACACCATTTATGCCCCCATTTGTCCTTACTTTCCATTGAATTTGAGAGGTTACAATGTAACAAATCATGATAATGAATTAATCACTTGATTATATTAGCAAAGAGAGTTTATGCTTTATTATTCAAAATACAGAAACATAGTCTATTTGgtgagtaatatatatatatacatacacgcaTGTACCTAGAGTCTCTTAATGAATCACTACTTTTATTGTGTGATGTTGGAAAGAATAAAGGGCAATCACAGACAGACTTCTCTATTTTTTGCAACGTACACTAGTTGCCTACTAATACAGATTCATCAATGTCCACCACCAGCAGGTAATATGCCCTGAAAGGAATTAGGCGGCGGATTTGGGAGCGCAAAGAGGGCAAGCAACCCACTTATGGTGGCCGCGACAGCGCCAAGAACAAATGCCGGTAAGTTACTGCCATGGAATGCCCCGTCCAGAGGTCCGCTCACTAGAGAAACCAACATCTGTGGTATCACAATGGACACATTCAGTAGTCCCAAAGAAAGGCCCTGTCCAGCAGCATCAGCGGATCCAGAACTAGAACAAAATATTGAAGCCAAGGCAAATGGGATACTATAAGTAGCTGCAAGTGGAACACCCAATGCTGAGAACAAACCCAAGGCTCCTCCTTTAACATTCTTTGGTGGTAATAATACTTGATTCTTGTGTTGAGATCTCCAAGCTTTGGCAGTCTTTGTAACACCCACTGTCCCGACCAAACAAGCCGCTAAGCCGAAGTTCACGACACCCCAAAACCACTTCACTCCACCGGAAAAGTTCGCCACCGCCATGACAACCAAGGAAGAACCGGCGAGGACGACCGAGTTAAGCAGTAGCCCTAAAGAGCCTGCTTCAACACCCTTTTGATATAGATTCTTTTGGTCAGGATTTCCATCTACTTTGCCTCCATAAACCTCTTTTCCCATCCAATCTGTGTCGTACATCACCCACGGAAACCATGCTATCCAGTTCAAACAAGTGACCAGGAGCAAAATCCACATTGGTTTGGATAATCCTCTAAATGCAGAACGCAACTCGCCAAAGATGGGAAATTTTCTGCTTGATCCATCATTGTCCTGGTTTTCCTTCATCCATTTTTTCTCTTTCACTGAACACATCGCGCAGGTAGTCACCGCTGCAAGGAGTAGAACATCCAAGACAAAGCAAGATTTGAGATTTGCACAAGAAACATCACAAGCAGTCGTCTTTGTGAATCTGAATAACTTATGCAGTTTATCATAAGACCCTGCTGCATAACCAAGAACATTCCCGAGCGCCATGAAGAACGAAAACATCGCGTTGGCTATCCTCATCATTCTATGATCCTCCCCGGATAAATCAGCCAAGAACGCTCTACACGGACCTTGCAACATGTTGTTCGACACATCAAGAATCCAAAAACCGATAACAAACGCCGCGACTGCTCTGGGTTTTATCTTGTCTTCCAAAACATCCCCTGTAGCGTGGCCTAAATCGGCTGCGAAACCAATGAGTAATGCAGCAATGGCAATGAGAACCGCTCCCATGACAATAAAGGGGCGGCGGCGACCAAACGGGGAGGAGCATCTGTCGCTGTAGAATCCAACAATGGGCTGCACAAGGAGGCCGGAGATCGGACCACAAAGCCAAATAAAGTTAGAAGCTCCATGAGGAACACCAAGTTGTTGTGAATATGGAGTCAATAGAGAGAGCTGAATCGCCCATCCAAATTGGACACCGGCTGCCAAGGAAGCAACCGTCAGGAGCTTAAAAATTGAGGCTGGGGCATGGTTAGTCTCCATGGCTAACTCTTGAGAAACCATACTTATGAAAGGATTTTATAGAAGAATTAACACAGTGTAAGGTAGACTAAATATCTTCAAAGGATAAAAACAAGAAGATCTTTTTGTATGGAAAGCAAATATTTTTAATCTGGGAAAGCTTTCATTACAATcaccaactatatatatatacatatatatatcaaattaatattatcTTCAATGGGTTGTATGGATTTTTGATGAAGAAATTCGTCTGGCTTAGCAAAAGATGAAGAACAAGTCAATTGGGATATTGAAAACTTCCAAGAGTTTCGTTCttaaaaaagacaaaactaAGTAGTGATGTTTGAGGTACAACTATTAGCATTCTAAGACCTTATTTATAGGAATCTTCGCTAACCCTATCCAATGTGACTAAGGAAACAATGTTAATTTCGGAAACAAATAAATATCCAAACAGGAAATATCATTCCTAACCTAAATCAATGGCCGCGGTTTTAAAAACAGCCGTGAATCGTGATTAGGagataaatattaatataagaaattaataaatagccaaataaaaaatatcattgcTAACCAAAATCAATTTCcacggtttttttttaaaaccgcGGGCTCGTGGCGTGTTTCATTGAGTTAAACCCGGCTCACCTGGTAAGCCGGGGTTGATCCGTAATTTTGAGATTTGACGGGTCGATTTTCTTTTTGACTGAAATATACGTCAAATCGTATCAGATCGGGTTAAACCGTGCgagttttttgttcttttcaaaATCACACTGTTCATACTTTCATAATTGAAAATATATCTAATTTGTTATCTATGCACAATTAATAGCCAAATAAAAGTGTTACTTACAATACGTAATTATTCAATATTTTCgtatgtataaatatttttaattaaagtaACAAATCAATAGTCAATTATTTAATGTACATAATTAAGGAGCAAATCAAGAGTAAAATATGGGTATTAATAATGTGTGTCCTAAAGACACTTATTAGTTGTTAAGGATTCACTATAACACATCACAGTATGTCATGTGTGATGAACACCAtctcacataattttttaaacttaaaatacatttttttctttttcatagttCAATGCATCTTTTTCATACTTATCTAATGCTCTAAGGGCAcacattatcattttttataaaatattcatGTTAATTAAAAAGGCAAATAAGAGTCAATTACATATGTCTATAAATGCTCTTAATTAAAGGAGCAAATCAAGTCAAATATTCATGTTTCCATATAGAATTATAGTCTTGTAACTAATTCAATTAGAGTGAAATAACCTTCTAAAAAATTTTAACATTTGTGAGACTTGAAATTTTGATAacacaaataatataaaaattccTTAAGCACTCAACTAATAATCATactatattattaatatatatttaattttaatcatgtaatttatattatattataattatttataaattaaattaaattatttaaaatatatggtttaaTCTTTAACCCTTCAAAATTTTCGGATGTGTAAAAACCACAACAAAAGGCCTAAAAGGTACTAGAGCCCAATGAGCCGATCTCCTCCATAATATGTTGGGCCCTTTGGACATGAAAAGCCCATATTTTAAACGGAAACTGCGATTTAGCACTCTTCGTCTTCTTTGAAGATCTAAAACCCTAGCACCCCAAAACCCTCTTTCAGACAACACGAATCAATCAACCATGAGACCTCTCGATGAAGCCGAAACGACTACAGTTTTCGAGAAGATTATGAAGTTTACCGGCAACAATCTTAAAAACATTGTGGAGAATCAGTCGCACGTGGGACCTGACCAGAATCCCGGCCGTTACTGCTTCCGCCTCCACAAGAACCGCGTATATTATGTGAGCGATTCTCTGGTCAAGAGAGCTACTAACATAGCTCGATCGAACCTCGTCTCTTTGGGCACCTGTATTGCAGGCAAATTCACGCACGCAGGTAAGTTCCACCTGACAGTTCAGGCCCTGAATTTATTAGCTGACAATGTTAAACATAAGGTTTGATTGAAACCCAAATCGGAGATGTCGTTTTTGTATGGGAATCACGTGTTCAAGAAGGAATTGGGGAGGATCACGGAGAGTATTGTGGCTGGTGATGGAGTAGTGGTGTTTTCGATGTCCGATGTGCCCTTGGGGTTCGGGATTTCAGCGAAAGGGACGCAGGATTGCAGGAAGATGGAGCCTAATGGGATTGTGGTGTTACATCAAGGTGATATTGGTGAGTATCTAAGGATGGAGGATGAGCTATGAAGCAAAGACGGGTTTGCAGGGGATTTTGAGAGTTTTGAATGGTATTGTATTGAATTTGAGCCCTACAAGAGAGaaggtttttagtttttatggCTAACTGTATTGCATTGAAGTTTTGTCTTGAATCTTTTGATATGTTTTGAACTATTGGATTCCATGTGGCTCGAGATTTATCATCAGTTGTCCGGTGAGTAACTGAGTGGGTTCtacgttaccaaaaaaaaaagtatggttGTGAATTGTTATATGTTAAGACACATGTTGTGGTAACTATAATGCTTGGATTAAGATGATCCAAACTGGGGTGATTAGGTTGTTTAAGAGTGTTATGGTTGTGATTCTCTTATATTGTAGATTTTGTTCTAAGCTTGAATTTGTTTCAGTCATCATCTTTTCTTATTGTATCCTTGGAATGTTAAATTTTTGCAGCACTCTAGAGGCTTGTAGTTAGTGAGTTCAATGGTAAAATGGAAGGCCTATGGAGAAAAGAGCAAGTTTAGGGTTCTAAAGCTTGAATTGAGttcaattatttcaaattttagGGGTTTTTTAGCTGTCTTTGTTGCTTGTTTTTCTTACCTTCTATACTGAAAAAGAATCATTGCATGCTTAAGTTGATCTTCAATTCCCAGAGTGGAATCTGCTGCATACAACATCCAATCTCAACTGTAGATTCATGATGCCAGATGTATGATTAGAGATGGAATTGTGGGTAATGGAATTCTTTGCCTTGATGTAACACGATTTATAGTGATCATGAAATCTCGGAATGATTCTCACACATCGCTAAATATTATTGTTGGacattatatatatgcagataAGAACACCGAGTATAAGGTTACGGTTGAAAGAGTAGATATTTCTCCATATCTGATGGAGAGGCGAACGAGTTTCTTTCAGTATATTTGCTTCGACAGTTATTTTCCATATGAATACGTATGAGTTACATGTCGCGAGTTATTTATCATATCAATTACATGTCGCGCGAAGCTTGGTATGCAACTAATTTTATAGTATTTCGTATCCATGCCTCTCAAGAGCCTCGGCATCTGATTTCCTTGCTGTTCTACTTTTGTTTGGGCCTGGTCTGCTTCTTTTGGGCCCAATTAGGCCACATAATTTCAAGTGCTTGAATGGGTAGGCCTAAAATCAGTGACAACAATCCCATTCTTTTCTGGGCCAAATTGGTGGCCCAAATTTAAGAGCAGAGTTTTTTCTGTCTGATTGTcataatcttttttttctttcgtttTCTAACGTTGGAAGGTGGAGCCCATCCAAGAATGACGCCATATAAGTTTGTTTTTTAAACATCTGATATAGACTAAAACTCAAGCAATTAGGCCTGCGCATACAGGAGTTTCTTACTAGACGACATGGTAAGTTGAGCCAAAGCTTATAGTGTGTGACTGCAAGGGCATTGCTCTCAAGGGGAATCAAACAGATCAGGACCTCCTGAGCCCATGCGGTTCTCAGAGAGGTTCACCAACTAAACTACCACCTAAGTGGCTGCAAATACTCACATTTCGTACATCATGTGCTAATGTGTCTAGTGTTAAAACGTgaaaatgtcccacatcgttTAGAAAATACGaagtgatgtggtttataataTGGGTCCAATACCTCAACATTTAAGACGCCTTTAAGCGACGAACTTGTGTGGACCTTAGACCAAGAGCCAAAGATACCTCGATTGGATTTGTCCAATCTCTCACATACCTTCATCTTTTACttttcatctctttcttcaaattataaggCTTAGCAAGATAACAacaagacaaaaaatatatttatatatatgcttgaacttttcatctctttcttcaaattataaggCTTAGCAAGATAACAacaagacaaaaaatatatttatatatatgcttgAACCTTAAAACAATCTAGAATGACTGCTATCCCACGTTTCACATTCATCATGGTATTCTATTTTAAGCTAAACAGCTTTGTTAGGGGAATTGATCCTGCAATTATTCCTAATGTTTACAACTTTATTCTCAATATCAACCGATTTTTAAACAAAGTTGGGCATAAAACCCTAATCATAGATATGACACTAAACCACTCtcaattaactttaattttattCCTCTCATAAACCCAAATtcccctctttactttacaagaAATATTATCAAGAAATTAAAATGCCTTTTATGAAgccaacaattttttttcttacaatATTTTTAAGAGAGaatatgttcatatatataatatgtattcaAATTTAATCTAAAGATAATAAGATTTATACCGATCGAACCTGTGATTAAGACGGATAATCCCCTTTTGTTGttctaattaattaaacatTGAGTTTATCATAATTAAGTGTTCCTTTGACAATTTTGTTTTAGTGGTATCCAGTTGCACGgctctcattttattttttttgattgttttggAAAAGAGATACTTTAATTAGTCAACATAAATATTCTCACATATTTGTATGAATCCACccaaatatatataaagattGTTGATTACTTAATTGATTAACACTGAGATTcacattctttctttcttttctaatgAAAGAATAATGTTCATGGAGATTACACTGTATTAATCATTACATTAatgatataattatataaaataaagtGTTTTTGGTTAATAGAAAAGGAGAAGTGTAatgtcaatttttattttttttttaacttagaTGATTGAAAGAACATAGGACAGCTTGTAGGTTAAGGTAGAATAATTCTTGTTATTCTTCTAATTAATCCAGCGGAATAATGGAGATCTTTCTTCGCTAATACGAGCACACGCCTAATATTATTCGATCTCATTAGCGTTAAAGACGCATTAGCCTTTGTACTTGAGAACAAGTTCGATCTTCTAACTTTAAAATTGATTAGAAAATGAACAATCTCGCTCACCACATTTTTCTATTTCTCCCTTCTTACTTCTTCTCATctctctcaaattcttcaaattataataaaaCATGCATAGCCTTAATAAACCTAGACTCGATTTTAAGTTGTAAACCCTAGATATTTTCCAGAACTTACTAGAGACCTAAATTAAACCAACAATTGACTTTATTAGTGAATAAGAATATAAGATGTCTCaatatgctttttttttcttcaaataaagGAAGAATGTTAATAACGACAGGCAGATAcactccaaaaaaagaaaattgaagcaaCAAccaacaagtatatatatatatatcttgtttgGTTAAACATAGGGTTTGGCTTTTCTATTCACATGGGCGGCATAGGGCTTGGCTTTTCTATTCACATGGGCGGGTAGCAATTGTTGATTGAGAATATGAGACCGCTTTCATCTTCTTAATATCTGTTTTCTCAATACAAAGACAGATTCCCAATTTGTATTTTGCgcgcaaatatatatatagaataattctcctatgtgaaccaaaagtgtgaatcAACTTTGTGAACACTTAGGTAAATATCTAATGCTTTCCAGGAGAAGTTATACACACACTTGAGGGGAAATAAGGAGAGACAGAAAAACAGAATTCCATTAAATCCGATCACACTCATCCGCCCACACTTGGATTTGTACTTGTGTGTCCCCGCACCCAAACAAGCTCCTAAGAAAATCTACACCCTCCAATGGTCCCACACTCCCACCTTAGCCAGACCCACATCCAAACAAACGTCGCAAATTAACTCTAATTAGTTAAATAaatctattatttttattattcacACAATTAATTCTTCTCTctccccctatatatatatacatgcccTACTATGTACTCCTTCATCACCAACGATACTAATCTCTCTTGTTTGGTGTATATATAAGCATTAATGTCTGGTGTTTGGGTGATCAAAAACGGCGTCTTTAGGCTCGACCCGGGAGTGGATTCGATGCAGAAAAGGAAAGTGCTTGTCCACATACCCACAAACGAAGCTATCACATGTTATGATGATTTGGAGAGGAAGCTAACTCCGCTTGGGTGGGAGAGGTACTACGGTGACCTCGACCTGCTTCAGTTCCACAAGAGATCCACCGTCCATCTCATCTCTCTCCCTAAAGATTTCTCCAAGTTCAAGTCGATGCATATGTACGATATTGTTGTCAAGAACCGCAATATTTTCGAAGTCAAAGACATGTGAGTGTCCTCTTTGTTAGCACTAGCAGTTTTAGTgttttgtgttgtgtagcaaCGCGCTCGAGTGGGCATGTTCATAAAGTTCTACAATATCAAGTTTGGTAGTGTTGGATGAGCTATCAAATGGTGATGGACTAAGTCTCTTGTACCACATCGTCCATGAGAATATGTGAAGTACAAAATTAATAAACCAAACTTTTGCTAGCGTTTTTTTCTAGACTTAAACTTATAAGAACTGATCCAAAACAGACAAAATGTTACTAGTGCAGAAGGGCGGGTTATTACATATGTGCGTCatgtttgtttttgtgtgtgttaaGGTTAGTACTGACGTCGTTGTTTATGATGtatgggttttgggtttttatgGCTTTAGTTCAAAGCAAATGTAGTGAAGGGCTTGCTTTCATTTTTGTAAGTAGATgtgttgtaaattgtaatagtGATGATTGGTTatggaattaatggcaattgGGTTTTTAAATTCGGTGCAAGTTTTTGAATGAaacttccatttttcttttttggttagtAAGTGAGATGGGAGATTAGAATTTAGGAACCACTAAATCGAATATGTGTTTTAATTACTTAGGCTAAGGGGTTGTGGGCGATGAAACTCCCACTCACATGCTATTATATAATATGATTTTAACAAATGCTTTCTATCCATCACATTTCGAGTATTTGAATTATTTTACTCTCTTGAAATATTTTGATAGATTGAGTTAGGTGTTAATGTGAAAATTAAATTTCGATCCTCAATTGAAAAGATTTAATTtcacatatttatttttaaattagcACAATTAAATATCAAGAGAAAAATTAAGTATTTATTTTCATATAGTATGTGTATTAGCTTTAAAGAGAATAATTagtgaagtttttttttatttctatattttgttAGCACAAATATAAGATGATAGCTTAATGAATCATCTTAGAAAACTAATCAACAAAATTTATGCCAAATATTCCCACTTAATTGTGTTTTGGGCTTCATGGACAAGTAAGGGTGAAATGACACGTGTCACGTGGGTACGTTCTAAATGTTTTCTTTGATTAATGTATTTGGATACAGCTTTTGGTCCAAACAATTTGCTCGACAATTTTTCCCTGATGAGATGTGTCAAGTCAAGGGGGTCGATGGGTTCTCATACCTCTATAGATATATAAGCTTTGGTACGGTGAAGCTGGCTAGCCATTAATTTTGGTCTGCTTAGCAATAACGTGAGGACGACACGTGTCTTCCGACAAGCGGACCATCTATCCAAACTGCCCGGAGAGCCCAATAGCCATTCTTTCTCGGATCTGTCCCTTTGCAAGTTCGGGGGACATCCAGTAAAATTCTCTCTTTTATATCTttgaagatgagagagaagttTGACGCAATCGACTTGTAaaaaatattgttcgtttttaGGTCTTAAGACCAATGCGATTTTGTTCTTAAAAAGGTTATAGAGAAGTTATGCTTAAATTTTTAAACCACACAATTGGATTTCACCTTAATGAGGTgggacttttcttttttctttcctttttctaaCGTATGGTAATAAAAGTGCCACATTACACTagcatattttaaaaaaaaaagaaaaaagggaaaaattaGAACATCATTCGTAGGTACATTCAAGAATTTTCTATCTTTAAGGTCTTGATGAGTGGAAGTAGTTGAAAAAATTCCTTAAAATGGCGACTTATATTCTCTATCGCAGCCAGCTGAAGATGCAAATTTAGACAAAAATCAGAGAAAGGGACACTCTTGTTTGTTCTTTTAGAACCTCAGAAGATATGATTTGTTTCGATAATCAGATTTCATTCATCCCATCATTGCACGATCGACATTACATAtgacacctatatatacatatatgtatacacacacatgtatatattgTAATCTAGTtggcatatatcatatatgcatTAATTTCTATGATCTTGTAGAGGAGGATGATCAACAGTACTTGCTCAATCGGTGTGATACATGAATTAATGCATGGGCATGTTAATTTTTGTAATACTAAGTTACTAACACAAAGAGTTCAGCAACTTTTTACTCTTTTGACCTCTTATggacatacttttttttttttgataaccgagaacgaTATCAAAGTTTGCTGTTTGGACATATGATATATATGAGCTCAAACTTGGGTCGTAAGGTCTCTGCACGCATAAATTTTCCACCTAACCAGGGACGTTCATGGGGTGGGGCGACATGGGCTACCGTCCAAGgctctatattttttaaaaaatatcggTGTTATAATAGCCACAAACCCATTTAAATAAACatacaatatttatttttttataagagGTCCCCTTTTCTTATAGTGCACCTAGGACTTCCGAAAACTTAGGTATGCCACTGCATCTAACGTCATGGTAAATTGGAAAAAATTCTATAAAATGACCACAAGAGTATTAGTTTCAGTGGGAATCAAATTCAGGACATATCCAAACGACTTGGCATCAAAGAGATTCTAACTATCACCCGAATGGTTTTGCGCACATACACGTATATATAGATATCTGGATTGAGATAAATGTACTGAACAGTCTGAACGAGCTATACATGCGTTCATCATCCATGCATTGAACCCATAACTCCAAATGCATATGACATGTGTTTTTAATGGCTTACAGAAagattcacatatatatatatatatatagctgaaCCCCAAGTTTGCTGGATATTTGAGCTGGAACTAGTACTACTAGACAATTAAACTCGTGTGGATAAGGATATCCTTCATT is from Tripterygium wilfordii isolate XIE 37 chromosome 14, ASM1340144v1, whole genome shotgun sequence and encodes:
- the LOC120014639 gene encoding flowering-promoting factor 1-like; the encoded protein is MSGVWVIKNGVFRLDPGVDSMQKRKVLVHIPTNEAITCYDDLERKLTPLGWERYYGDLDLLQFHKRSTVHLISLPKDFSKFKSMHMYDIVVKNRNIFEVKDM
- the LOC120015698 gene encoding sucrose transport protein SUC9-like, encoding MVSQELAMETNHAPASIFKLLTVASLAAGVQFGWAIQLSLLTPYSQQLGVPHGASNFIWLCGPISGLLVQPIVGFYSDRCSSPFGRRRPFIVMGAVLIAIAALLIGFAADLGHATGDVLEDKIKPRAVAAFVIGFWILDVSNNMLQGPCRAFLADLSGEDHRMMRIANAMFSFFMALGNVLGYAAGSYDKLHKLFRFTKTTACDVSCANLKSCFVLDVLLLAAVTTCAMCSVKEKKWMKENQDNDGSSRKFPIFGELRSAFRGLSKPMWILLLVTCLNWIAWFPWVMYDTDWMGKEVYGGKVDGNPDQKNLYQKGVEAGSLGLLLNSVVLAGSSLVVMAVANFSGGVKWFWGVVNFGLAACLVGTVGVTKTAKAWRSQHKNQVLLPPKNVKGGALGLFSALGVPLAATYSIPFALASIFCSSSGSADAAGQGLSLGLLNVSIVIPQMLVSLVSGPLDGAFHGSNLPAFVLGAVAATISGLLALFALPNPPPNSFQGILPAGGGH